The following are encoded together in the Silurus meridionalis isolate SWU-2019-XX chromosome 2, ASM1480568v1, whole genome shotgun sequence genome:
- the golga7bb gene encoding golgin subfamily A member 7B isoform X2 produces MATELQNLQDLRHNASLATKVFIQRDYSDGTVCRFHTKLPAELNSRIERTLFEDTVKTLNNYYAEAEKISGQSYLEGCLACVSAYIIFLCMETRYEKVLKKISMYIQEQNENIYAPRGLLITDPIERGMRVFR; encoded by the exons ATGGCGACAGAG ctccaGAACCTTCAGGATCTAAGGCATAATGCCTCACTAGCAACCAAGGTGTTTATTCAGAGGGACTACAGCGATGGCACCGTCTGCAGGTTCCACACCAAACTTCCAGCAGAACTCAACAGCCGG ATCGAGCGGACTCTGTTTGAGGACACTGTGAAGACGCTTAATAACTACTATGCAGAAGCCGAGAAGATCAGTGGTCAATCTTACCTGGAGGGCTGCTTGGCCTGTGTGTCAGCTTATATCATATTCCTCTGCATGGAGACACGATACGAAAAG GTCTTAAAAAAGATCTCCATGTACATTCAGGAGCAGAATGAGAACATCTATGCACCTCGAGGACTTCTTATCACTGACCCTATTGAGAGGGGCATGAGAGTG TTCAGATAG
- the golga7bb gene encoding golgin subfamily A member 7B isoform X1 produces the protein MATELQNLQDLRHNASLATKVFIQRDYSDGTVCRFHTKLPAELNSRIERTLFEDTVKTLNNYYAEAEKISGQSYLEGCLACVSAYIIFLCMETRYEKVLKKISMYIQEQNENIYAPRGLLITDPIERGMRVIEISVFEDRSSTGSSSSGSSASGSSAR, from the exons ATGGCGACAGAG ctccaGAACCTTCAGGATCTAAGGCATAATGCCTCACTAGCAACCAAGGTGTTTATTCAGAGGGACTACAGCGATGGCACCGTCTGCAGGTTCCACACCAAACTTCCAGCAGAACTCAACAGCCGG ATCGAGCGGACTCTGTTTGAGGACACTGTGAAGACGCTTAATAACTACTATGCAGAAGCCGAGAAGATCAGTGGTCAATCTTACCTGGAGGGCTGCTTGGCCTGTGTGTCAGCTTATATCATATTCCTCTGCATGGAGACACGATACGAAAAG GTCTTAAAAAAGATCTCCATGTACATTCAGGAGCAGAATGAGAACATCTATGCACCTCGAGGACTTCTTATCACTGACCCTATTGAGAGGGGCATGAGAGTG ATAGAGATCTCTGTCTTTGAGGATCGTAGCTCCACTGGCTCCAGTTCCAGTGGCAGCTCGGCATCTGGCAGCAGTGCTCGGTGA